A genomic segment from Pelagicoccus enzymogenes encodes:
- a CDS encoding RNA-directed DNA polymerase — protein MNLDIRLAWDRYKADQADMAFADHPFETAAIDQNLDNWLGLLGKRLPDFHPSRSEIIEIPKPSFHLRPGSILEPADATVLNALLLNDIDKLRDVQQWSAGHCRFSYILKEDQNGRKWFENEYKGWTNFREKSIEYLNNGYSWVVFADVSAFFENISINRLVGDLKTHDIAPECVNLLSSCLNRWAEPRSKGIPQGYRASFILSEFYFNSIDRRLDNAKIRFCRYVDDMRIFCKTKEDAIDQLHTLTALLREKELNLQTAKSFIADQSQARREIDSVTPRIKELETAVQEELSEFLGLSITSVTPSALQKYFESIDADLKLESVKRAFVEYFIDQNDFDKTLFHYCINRLGAAENNFAVDYCVECLSERPEEFIHILPYFSKLSDQCVEIAEKIIDKIEEGTKSTDYTSFLFLRWLYQQNLCSEKILSFCRSIQSSERLGRHSKSYVWAIIGENGDYSDLDSLESEYGKTDHKASKATLICAIRKMEKSRRNAIYSRAEGDDILVSYAINYAKQITHKK, from the coding sequence ATGAATCTTGACATCCGGTTGGCTTGGGACAGGTATAAAGCCGACCAAGCAGATATGGCATTCGCTGACCATCCTTTCGAAACGGCAGCAATCGATCAGAACTTGGATAATTGGTTAGGCCTTTTGGGGAAGCGACTACCGGATTTTCATCCATCGAGATCCGAGATCATAGAAATACCGAAACCAAGTTTTCATTTGAGGCCAGGATCCATCTTAGAGCCAGCTGATGCTACTGTATTAAACGCTCTCTTGCTCAACGATATAGACAAGCTTCGAGATGTCCAGCAATGGAGTGCTGGCCACTGCAGGTTTTCATATATCCTCAAAGAAGATCAGAACGGAAGAAAATGGTTTGAAAACGAGTACAAAGGGTGGACTAATTTTAGAGAGAAATCCATTGAGTACCTAAACAACGGATACAGCTGGGTGGTTTTTGCCGACGTTTCAGCATTCTTTGAAAATATATCCATTAACAGATTGGTTGGAGATCTCAAGACTCATGACATCGCCCCAGAATGCGTCAATTTGCTTTCCTCCTGCCTCAACCGCTGGGCCGAACCAAGATCCAAAGGCATTCCCCAAGGCTATCGCGCTTCGTTTATTCTGTCTGAGTTTTATTTTAATAGCATCGACAGGAGGCTTGATAACGCCAAAATACGCTTCTGTCGCTATGTCGACGATATGAGGATTTTTTGCAAAACCAAAGAGGATGCAATCGATCAACTGCACACCTTGACCGCACTGCTCAGAGAAAAGGAACTAAACCTACAAACGGCCAAGTCTTTTATAGCGGATCAATCCCAGGCGCGTCGTGAGATTGATAGCGTCACGCCAAGAATCAAAGAACTTGAAACTGCTGTCCAGGAGGAGCTATCCGAGTTCCTTGGGCTCTCGATTACCTCTGTCACCCCTTCTGCCCTACAAAAATATTTTGAGTCAATTGATGCAGACTTGAAACTAGAGTCGGTAAAGCGAGCGTTTGTAGAGTACTTCATCGATCAAAATGATTTCGATAAGACTCTCTTTCACTATTGTATCAACCGACTTGGGGCTGCAGAAAACAATTTTGCGGTCGACTATTGCGTTGAATGCCTATCGGAGAGACCCGAAGAATTCATTCACATCCTACCATATTTTTCTAAACTGTCTGACCAGTGCGTTGAAATAGCAGAGAAAATCATAGATAAAATTGAAGAAGGAACGAAGTCCACGGACTACACCTCCTTTTTATTCCTGAGGTGGTTATATCAGCAAAATCTCTGCTCTGAAAAGATCCTCTCTTTTTGCCGTTCGATTCAAAGCTCTGAGAGGTTAGGTCGCCATTCAAAGAGCTACGTTTGGGCCATAATCGGTGAAAATGGCGATTATTCTGATCTGGATTCACTGGAATCAGAATATGGTAAAACAGATCACAAAGCTTCAAAAGCCACTTTGATTTGCGCGATTAGAAAAATGGAAAAGTCGAGAAGGAACGCAATCTACAGCAGGGCAGAAGGCGATGACATCTTGGTGTCCTACGCTATAA
- a CDS encoding DUF2726 domain-containing protein encodes MLLSIIIAVSLFVFFLICDRFAARKTHDSFPQADALPAEESEPGRVASPTHELAAQFEARAVLLSPAEQRFHQELRTALRPGHEISCKVRLEDVFQVKRGLSDKRQRHSLRNRIKSRHLDFVVTNAADSRIVSLIELDDASHRNQKAQANDRFKDELARASGLKLHRFAARCHYESADIQASLYGDN; translated from the coding sequence ATGCTGTTATCCATAATCATTGCCGTCTCCCTCTTTGTCTTCTTTCTGATTTGCGATAGATTCGCCGCCAGAAAAACCCACGACTCTTTTCCGCAGGCGGACGCGCTCCCAGCGGAGGAGAGCGAGCCGGGTAGGGTGGCGAGCCCAACCCACGAACTCGCGGCGCAGTTTGAGGCCAGGGCCGTGTTGCTCAGTCCTGCCGAACAACGCTTCCATCAAGAGCTAAGGACAGCGTTGCGGCCGGGGCATGAGATATCCTGCAAGGTGCGGCTCGAAGACGTGTTCCAAGTGAAACGAGGGCTGTCCGACAAGCGCCAGCGTCACAGCTTGCGCAACCGCATCAAGTCGCGCCACCTCGACTTCGTGGTCACGAACGCGGCCGACTCGCGAATCGTATCGCTCATCGAGCTCGACGACGCATCCCACCGAAATCAAAAGGCGCAAGCCAACGACCGCTTCAAAGACGAGCTGGCCCGCGCCTCTGGACTCAAACTCCATCGCTTCGCAGCCCGTTGCCATTACGAATCCGCCGACATCCAAGCCAGCCTCTACGGAGACAACTGA
- the ygiD gene encoding 4,5-DOPA dioxygenase extradiol: MRFQDLKDRFQASERMPVVFLGHGNPMNAIEDNQYSKMWRELGSALPRPQAILVVSAHWMTQGSTLVDISQAPRTIHDFGGFPRELYQQQYPASGDPKLAREVISLLESHHAEGDDSWGLDHGSWSVLKWLYPDADIPVFQLSIDMSKDLDWHLQIGRTLSQLRDRGVLILGSGNVVHNLGALRFDGGIYDWASEFDARFAQLLEERNLAALASRSELGSLFRQAHPTVDHYLPALSVAGASDQKDTLSFTSSNIEIGNISMRGFIFS; the protein is encoded by the coding sequence ATGCGATTTCAGGATCTCAAAGATCGGTTCCAGGCCTCCGAGCGGATGCCCGTAGTCTTCCTCGGCCACGGCAATCCCATGAACGCCATCGAGGACAACCAGTACTCGAAAATGTGGCGGGAGCTGGGATCCGCATTGCCGCGGCCGCAAGCGATCCTCGTCGTGTCCGCCCACTGGATGACCCAAGGATCAACCTTGGTGGACATTTCCCAAGCCCCGCGAACCATCCACGACTTCGGCGGCTTTCCGCGGGAACTCTACCAGCAGCAGTATCCAGCATCTGGAGACCCGAAGCTCGCCCGCGAGGTGATCAGCTTGCTCGAAAGCCACCACGCGGAAGGCGACGACAGCTGGGGTCTGGACCACGGTTCGTGGTCCGTCTTGAAGTGGCTCTATCCCGATGCCGACATCCCAGTGTTCCAGCTCTCCATCGACATGAGCAAGGACCTTGATTGGCACCTGCAAATCGGGCGCACCCTGTCTCAGCTGCGAGACCGTGGCGTACTGATCCTCGGCTCCGGCAACGTCGTGCACAACCTCGGAGCCTTGCGCTTCGACGGCGGCATCTACGACTGGGCCAGCGAGTTTGACGCAAGGTTCGCCCAACTCCTAGAAGAGCGGAACCTCGCGGCCCTAGCGTCGCGCAGCGAACTCGGCTCGCTCTTTCGCCAAGCTCATCCCACAGTGGACCACTACCTGCCAGCCCTCAGTGTTGCCGGCGCCAGCGACCAGAAGGACACGCTCAGCTTTACCAGCAGCAACATAGAGATCGGCAACATCTCCATGCGCGGATTCATTTTCAGCTGA
- a CDS encoding 2-hydroxyacid dehydrogenase: MKVAFFSSKRYDETFFKQNNEDGHELAFFETKLAPRSVALAEGARAVCVFVNDKVDRETLEGLRERGVAFLALRCAGFNNVDLAAAAELGIKVVRVPAYSPHAVAEHTLALLLTLNRRIHRSYNRVREGNFSLEGLVGFDLHGLTVGIIGTGKIGSITAKLFQGFGCKLLCHDKYENEELKERGATYVDLDTLFSQSDVISLHCPLMKETHHIIDAAAIAKMKKGVTIVNTSRGGLIGTADVIQGLKSGHIGNLAIDVYEEEESMFFEDQSATVMQDDVFARLLTFPNVLVTGHQAFFTDTALTQIARVTLDNLSELEKTGDCKNELRPS, encoded by the coding sequence ATGAAAGTCGCCTTTTTCAGCAGCAAGCGCTACGACGAAACCTTCTTCAAGCAGAACAACGAAGACGGGCATGAGTTGGCCTTCTTCGAAACGAAGCTCGCTCCGCGTTCGGTTGCCCTAGCGGAAGGCGCTCGCGCGGTCTGCGTATTCGTCAATGACAAGGTCGACCGCGAAACGCTGGAAGGCCTTAGGGAACGCGGGGTCGCGTTCCTCGCCTTGCGCTGCGCCGGCTTCAACAACGTCGATTTGGCGGCGGCTGCGGAGCTTGGCATTAAAGTGGTGCGCGTTCCTGCCTATTCGCCGCACGCGGTGGCGGAGCACACCCTCGCCCTGCTGCTCACGCTCAATCGCCGGATCCATCGTTCCTACAACCGCGTACGCGAAGGCAATTTTTCTTTGGAGGGGCTGGTTGGCTTTGACCTGCATGGCCTGACGGTGGGGATCATTGGAACTGGCAAGATCGGCTCCATCACGGCCAAGCTTTTCCAGGGATTTGGCTGCAAGCTGCTCTGCCACGACAAGTACGAGAACGAGGAACTCAAGGAACGGGGAGCGACGTATGTGGATTTGGATACGCTTTTTTCTCAGTCCGACGTTATCAGCTTGCACTGTCCTTTGATGAAGGAGACGCATCACATCATCGACGCGGCAGCCATCGCGAAGATGAAGAAAGGTGTTACGATTGTGAATACAAGCCGCGGCGGCTTGATCGGTACGGCCGACGTTATCCAAGGGCTCAAGAGCGGTCACATTGGGAACCTCGCCATCGACGTCTACGAGGAAGAGGAATCGATGTTCTTCGAGGACCAGTCCGCCACGGTGATGCAAGACGACGTCTTCGCCCGCTTGCTCACTTTCCCGAACGTGCTGGTCACCGGTCACCAAGCCTTTTTCACCGACACCGCCCTCACCCAGATCGCCCGCGTCACCCTCGACAACCTGAGCGAGTTGGAGAAGACGGGGGACTGCAAAAACGAGCTCCGCCCGAGCTAA
- a CDS encoding DUF3857 domain-containing transglutaminase family protein, translating into MLVRKFGRAYLACLALSFICGYADASRVPAWLSSAIQSKTQASNVAASSVCLLDETVYTVASNGKRTEVIRMAYQINDLSDRGYARLEVGFEEGYSSVSEIKAWVLDPGGKVYKYNKKDTWDIASDVRSLHSQLMERRLDAQGDIREGSVFAYEYTVTKKSIFSQMIWRLNRNIPVLLTRVSIEPPPGWAVKATPLNGAQVQEKHGGRSYAWEARNLEAIEGEAGSPVARAYLPFVGFDLYPEDGASKGSLELFSSWNDVARFDVRTNDSQTEPSDGIRRKVTELVNGKTGVLEKVEALAEYAQSVNYVSIQTDLSMGGGYKPFPAAEVFERHYGDCKDKAALLRSMLGCIDVESYAVSIASEDAAYLDLNWPSPRQFDHCIVAIAVEPESKMQALVEDAVLGKMLLFDPTSQNTPFGMLPQRYHGGFALVGSERVTGPTPIPQAVPEQNSEKRTARIELMGDGSAVAAFEFEYKGGRALAARATHVKKSEPEYSEFLKRRLTDSGVQSSEIQYLVDDRIKEATFELDIECNLSGFGRSMRNKFLLLKPFFLTWQERLSHEADSRTLPYVIRSEMKEEEVIVSIPEGFYVEDHAEPVFVETDFARFELSYQVVDGDVVCKRSLRESATTLPPERYDEFLSFYEQVYRACKAPVLLARIEQ; encoded by the coding sequence ATGCTCGTTAGAAAATTCGGCCGAGCGTACTTAGCTTGTCTAGCGTTGTCTTTTATATGTGGATACGCTGACGCTTCGCGGGTTCCAGCATGGCTATCTTCAGCAATCCAATCGAAAACGCAGGCTTCAAACGTTGCTGCAAGCTCGGTCTGCCTCTTGGACGAGACCGTTTACACAGTGGCAAGCAACGGAAAGCGTACTGAGGTAATCCGAATGGCTTACCAAATAAACGACCTGAGCGATCGCGGGTACGCAAGACTCGAAGTCGGGTTCGAAGAGGGATACTCGAGCGTGAGTGAAATTAAAGCTTGGGTGCTGGATCCCGGAGGAAAGGTGTACAAGTACAATAAAAAAGACACCTGGGATATCGCCTCGGATGTCAGAAGCCTGCATAGCCAACTCATGGAACGTCGGCTTGACGCCCAGGGGGATATTCGCGAGGGCAGCGTTTTTGCATACGAATACACGGTCACGAAAAAGTCGATTTTCTCGCAAATGATTTGGCGGCTTAATCGAAATATCCCCGTGCTCCTGACGAGAGTCTCCATCGAACCGCCTCCTGGATGGGCGGTAAAGGCGACCCCACTCAACGGGGCCCAGGTACAAGAAAAGCATGGTGGTCGGTCCTACGCATGGGAGGCAAGAAACCTTGAGGCAATTGAGGGGGAAGCGGGATCGCCAGTAGCGAGAGCATACCTGCCTTTCGTTGGTTTCGACCTGTATCCAGAGGATGGAGCATCCAAAGGAAGCTTGGAATTGTTTAGCAGTTGGAACGACGTGGCGCGTTTTGATGTGCGCACGAACGATTCCCAGACCGAACCCAGTGACGGCATTCGAAGAAAAGTGACGGAACTGGTGAACGGGAAAACGGGGGTTCTAGAGAAAGTTGAGGCATTGGCTGAATACGCACAATCCGTTAACTACGTATCAATCCAAACAGACCTAAGCATGGGCGGAGGGTACAAGCCATTTCCCGCTGCCGAAGTATTCGAACGACACTACGGAGACTGCAAGGACAAGGCGGCTTTATTGCGGTCTATGTTAGGGTGTATAGATGTTGAAAGCTATGCAGTTTCTATTGCATCCGAAGATGCAGCCTATTTGGACCTAAATTGGCCGTCACCTAGGCAGTTCGATCACTGCATCGTTGCCATCGCAGTGGAGCCTGAGTCGAAGATGCAGGCCCTCGTCGAGGACGCAGTATTGGGAAAGATGTTACTCTTCGATCCTACCAGCCAGAACACTCCATTTGGCATGCTGCCCCAAAGGTATCACGGCGGTTTTGCCCTCGTGGGGAGCGAACGAGTGACCGGCCCGACGCCCATACCGCAGGCAGTTCCAGAGCAGAATAGCGAGAAGCGAACGGCGAGGATCGAGCTAATGGGGGATGGAAGCGCGGTGGCGGCATTCGAATTTGAATACAAGGGCGGCAGGGCGCTCGCCGCCCGGGCGACACATGTCAAAAAATCAGAACCGGAGTACTCGGAATTTCTCAAAAGGAGATTAACCGATAGCGGGGTTCAAAGTTCGGAGATCCAATACCTCGTCGACGACCGGATAAAGGAGGCGACCTTCGAGCTAGATATCGAATGCAATTTGTCCGGATTCGGGCGATCTATGAGAAACAAGTTTCTTTTGCTAAAGCCGTTCTTCCTCACCTGGCAGGAGCGTTTGTCTCATGAAGCGGATTCTCGCACCCTGCCGTATGTAATTCGATCGGAGATGAAAGAGGAAGAGGTCATTGTATCGATCCCTGAAGGCTTTTACGTTGAGGACCACGCTGAACCGGTCTTCGTAGAGACGGACTTCGCGCGATTCGAACTCTCTTATCAGGTCGTCGATGGCGATGTCGTTTGCAAGCGTAGCTTGAGAGAGTCAGCGACCACCTTACCTCCAGAACGCTACGACGAGTTTTTATCGTTCTATGAGCAAGTTTACCGAGCCTGCAAAGCGCCAGTCCTGCTGGCACGTATCGAACAGTAG
- a CDS encoding DUF3857 domain-containing protein, protein MKHLAKPLALWMALASTLCLASAIYADKDETDLLPFEAVPAEVLGRKIPKVDPNSDIEYLFYGLKVNDRRYGHARVRERHIKLKVYTENGVKDLDVIHLPYIKRWEKISGFKARITQPDGSFSEFDRSDLYERRLLKVDDFRGDALSFALPNLQVGSVVEYTWRSIVDYGQTWYIAEFLEEEWPSEETEIEFIPSASHSSIFQAFNYELEFEQTKDKTYLVSAENVPGIASEPYSPPARDYRGWLFMVYNSEFSMLNAQAFWDGESEYLTELSRDLVKSKQRAVKKLADSLFEAGMAPEEKLWIAFKYCSNEITNIWAVQSGFTDEERSKLKDVDTPAETIKRGYGTGSDINQLFASLVAAAGFEVCYAYTTDAESMKFNSLALSRRLNFPERVVALRKNAKADWRYFDLSYVYLPFGWLDAANSGQVVLLPDAKKARFDTTEFLSADLSPVFRDARFDLNEYGDLSGSVQLEYNGYPGVRRKRFYDALSEGEREERFCARLKELFPQCEIRNFKMSGIFTRDKPLVVSYDIEIPGYGESVGDRVFFQPSFFEFGEEPMFMEEQRRTDIAFQYAWKEEDTVWFNFPEGFHPEEAASPGKPIDLGYFRFACAYALNKSQSKLRCKREFRMDNSGFQKDSYDMLKKILEDANTQDSHVMTISKKEFANAR, encoded by the coding sequence GTGAAACATCTAGCCAAACCCCTTGCCCTATGGATGGCTCTCGCCTCGACGCTTTGCTTGGCCTCGGCGATTTATGCCGACAAAGACGAGACGGACCTGCTTCCTTTTGAAGCGGTTCCAGCGGAGGTGCTCGGCCGGAAAATTCCCAAAGTCGATCCGAATTCAGATATTGAATACTTGTTCTACGGACTGAAGGTAAACGACAGAAGGTATGGTCACGCTCGGGTGCGGGAGCGACACATCAAGCTGAAGGTGTACACCGAGAATGGCGTGAAGGATTTAGATGTCATTCACCTCCCTTACATCAAGAGGTGGGAAAAAATTTCAGGCTTCAAAGCGAGAATAACCCAACCAGACGGGAGCTTTAGCGAGTTCGACCGTTCGGACCTGTACGAACGCAGATTGCTAAAGGTAGACGACTTTCGCGGAGACGCCCTCAGCTTCGCGTTGCCCAATCTGCAGGTGGGGAGCGTTGTGGAATACACATGGAGATCGATCGTCGATTACGGACAAACGTGGTACATAGCGGAATTCCTCGAGGAGGAATGGCCGTCGGAAGAAACGGAAATAGAATTTATTCCAAGTGCCAGTCACTCGTCCATCTTTCAAGCGTTCAACTACGAACTCGAGTTCGAACAAACGAAGGACAAAACCTACCTCGTGTCGGCTGAGAATGTCCCTGGTATCGCGTCTGAACCCTATTCTCCTCCGGCGCGAGACTACCGAGGCTGGCTCTTTATGGTATATAACAGCGAGTTTAGCATGCTGAACGCCCAAGCCTTTTGGGATGGCGAGTCGGAGTACCTGACAGAACTTAGCAGAGATCTGGTCAAGTCGAAGCAGCGGGCCGTGAAAAAGCTAGCCGACTCCTTGTTCGAGGCTGGAATGGCCCCTGAGGAGAAGCTTTGGATCGCTTTCAAGTATTGCAGCAATGAGATAACGAACATTTGGGCGGTCCAGTCTGGCTTCACCGACGAAGAGCGCAGCAAGCTCAAGGACGTTGACACTCCGGCAGAAACGATCAAGCGGGGTTACGGTACGGGCAGCGACATCAACCAGCTCTTCGCTTCGCTGGTCGCGGCCGCTGGATTCGAGGTATGTTATGCCTACACCACCGACGCCGAGTCTATGAAATTCAATTCGCTGGCTCTCAGCAGAAGGCTCAATTTCCCGGAACGGGTGGTAGCTCTGAGGAAAAACGCGAAAGCGGATTGGCGCTATTTCGACCTTAGCTACGTCTATTTGCCCTTTGGCTGGCTCGACGCAGCAAATTCAGGACAAGTTGTTTTACTCCCTGATGCGAAGAAGGCCCGTTTCGACACGACAGAATTCCTTTCCGCAGATTTGAGTCCGGTGTTTCGAGACGCTCGCTTCGACTTGAACGAGTATGGTGATTTGAGCGGCTCGGTGCAGCTTGAGTACAACGGCTACCCAGGGGTGCGGCGGAAGCGATTTTACGACGCCCTGTCCGAAGGTGAAAGGGAAGAGCGTTTTTGCGCTCGGCTGAAAGAGCTTTTTCCTCAATGCGAAATTCGGAATTTTAAAATGTCCGGCATCTTCACTCGCGACAAGCCCTTGGTGGTTTCCTATGATATAGAGATTCCTGGATACGGCGAATCTGTAGGTGATCGCGTTTTCTTCCAGCCAAGCTTCTTCGAATTCGGCGAGGAGCCAATGTTCATGGAGGAGCAAAGGCGTACGGATATAGCCTTTCAGTATGCTTGGAAGGAAGAGGACACAGTGTGGTTCAACTTTCCCGAGGGATTCCATCCAGAGGAAGCGGCATCGCCAGGCAAGCCAATCGACCTTGGGTATTTCCGCTTCGCCTGCGCTTACGCCCTCAACAAATCGCAAAGCAAACTGCGCTGCAAAAGGGAGTTTCGCATGGATAACAGCGGTTTCCAGAAAGACAGTTATGACATGCTGAAAAAGATTCTCGAGGATGCGAACACGCAAGACTCTCATGTCATGACCATTTCGAAAAAGGAGTTTGCAAATGCTCGTTAG